The Treponema sp. Marseille-Q3903 genomic interval CATTTGCGTCTTCATAATCTTTTTCAGAAGTTGCAATTTCAATGTAAAACGGCATATTGCCGGTAAGATCACCGGTCAATTTGTTGTAGGATTTAAATCCTAATGCAACATTTTCAACTTTCGTTTCTTTTTTTGTAGCATCACCTGATTTCTGAGTGCTAAACTTTGCCTGTGAACCAAGCATAGTCCATGATGAAAATTTCACGTTGGGAAATTTCTTTGCACCGTCATCACTGCCAACGACAAGCGAATCAAGCTCTGCAAGACCGTTCTTTCCACCGAACCCGTCATCGATCAAATCCGGTGCACTAGGGTCAGTTGTCCAGTTTCCGTCGGAAATAAATTTGTACTTTAAAGTCGTTCCCGAATCGAAAACTTTTGTAAGTGTAAAGCCCTTATCGGTCTTTGTCATAGGCAAAGCACCGGCCTGCCAAGATGTAAAATCTCCTGCAAGAAGAACTTCAGTTGCACGTGGATTTTCGTAGAAGAATGTTACTTCCAACTTTCCACCATCAAGCTTTTTCACTGTTACTTCTGCAAACATCGCTGCTGCGGCAATCAGTGAAACCGAGATGAAAGCAAATAATTTTTTCATCTTATCCTCCAAATTATGTAATATGTAAAAGGACAGAAAATTCAAAAGAACATACGGGGGTTGAAAGGTAGTTTTCGGCAACGCAAACATCTGTTTTCAAGTAAGAATGCAAACCCGAACACGGATATCGACCGCAGATAACTTTTTCCAATCGCAGCAAGTTCCTTTTACAGATCTATTCTACTTACGTTATATAATTTTACAGCGAGTTTTTTTTATGTCAAGAAAAATAGTTACAATATAAACAATTCGGTATATATTCGTCTCATGGGGAATTCATTAAAAGTTCGTTTTTTTTTGATACTCTTAAGGCGCTAATTTTATATTGAAACAATCAGAAAAGAGATGTATTAGTGCCATTTCCTATTGATTGTTCAGTTTGTTTTAGCAGTATAAATGTTAATAGAACCTTCTGTTCAGTCTTCCATGAAGGTCTTTTTTTTTAATTAAGGTCTTAACGGATTAGATAAAGGCTTGTTAGCACTGGTCTGATTCTGGAAGGTTCAACTCCTTCTAAGACCAAAAGTTTCGCGTATCCCGAAAGCGGCATTCAATGCTTCAGTAAAGGCGTATACTATCTGTGTGGTAAAATTTATTTTTGTAGGTTTATAACGGTTTCAAGTGGCAATATATGTATTTCAATTGTTATTTTGAGTGTCGGCATTAATTTTGGTTGCCTTCCGCTGTACAATATGGCGGAAGGCAACCAAGAAAAAGAGCGGGCGGGTCAAGCCGAGATGAAAGGCATGATTGACCGCATTAAAGCGGTCGTCAAAGGTGATGAACAATACATGATTCTATCGGCATATTACCGCAAAAAAGGCTTTAGAAATTCCTTTGTACCGTCATCGCTTGCGGCCGACAAGCGAATCAAGCTCTGCAAGACTGTTCTTTCCGCCGAACCCGTCATCGACAAAATCCGGTGCACGAAGGTCAGTAGTCCAGTTTCCGTCGGAAATAAATTTGTACTTTAAAGTCGTTCCTGCATCAAAAACTTTTGTAAGTGTAAAACCTTTTTTGGTCTTTGTCATAGGCAAAGCACCGTCCTGCCAAGATGTAAAATCTCCTGCAAGAAGAACTTCAGTTGCACGTGGATTTCCATAAAAGAATGTTACTTCCAACTTTCCATTATCAAGCTTTTTCACTGTTACTTCTGCAAACATCGCTGCCGCAGCAATCAGTGAAACCGAGATGAAAGCAAATAATTTTTTCATCTTATCCTCCAAATTATGTAATATGTAAAAGGACAGAAAATTCAAAAGAACATACGGAGGTTGAAAGGTAGTTTTCGGCAACGCAAACATCTGTTTTCAAGTAAGAATGCAAACCCGAACACGGATATCGACCGAGATAACTTTTTCCAATCGCAGCAAGTTCCTTTTACAGATCTATTCTACTTACGTTATATAATTTTACAGCGAGTTTTTTTTATGTCAAGAAAAATAGTTACAAGATTTTGTCGATTATTATCAAAAAAAACAAAAAATTATAACAACTGTACAAAAAAATCACGGTAAAAAAATCGAAATTCGACCTAAAAGTTATTTTAAACAAATCGAATCGTACAAACACGCAAAGCTAAAAAACTCGTAAACTTCCGCACTGCAAATTTATCACATAAGCCCAAACAGTTTCTCCACTTCTTCTTTTCGCATATTCTGTAAGTTTCGCGTATCCCGAAAGCGGCATTCAATGCTTCAGTAAAGGCGTATACTATCTGTGTGGTAAAATTTATTTTTGTAGGTTTATAACGGTTTCAAGCGGCAATATATGTATTTCAATTGTTATTTTGAGTGTGTTATTAATATGCGATTTTGGACTACACAAAATAGTTTTTTTGGTAAAAATAAAGAAGTTATTCAGGCAATTTATGGGTTTGAAACTAAAGAATTAATTGAGACAAGTGACGTTCTTAATGTATCAAAACAGACTTTTCTTAAAATAACAGATTCGCATATATTTGATTATTAATATGCTAGTAATGGGGAAGTTGTTAACTATCGTTTATCCTGACATTGTGGACAAACTCAAATGCATGTTATAAGTTAGCTATGTGGCTGGTTTGCTGTGCTATTGTTATGGAGAATATAAAATATGATGAAAATATCCAAATTAAAAAAGAAAATATTTTTTGTGCGGAATATGAAGCTCTTATCAAAAATAATGAAATAGAATTTAGCAATAATAAAATTGCCGTAATATATGGTCCAAATGGAGCAGGGAAAACAAGTTTATCTTTAGTTCTGGAAAATGCTGAAAATTATGAGTTTGATATTGAATTTAACAACATAAGATATACAAGCAAGGATGAACCTTTTGCGCATATAATTCACGACCAAAATGGAAGAAATATAATACAAGGCTCAACTGAATATTTTATACTCGGGGATAACATAAAAAAAGAATATCAACTGAAAGAACAATTAGATACAGGATTTCGAAATTTATATGCCTCATTAATAACTGTATTAAAAGCAAAATTTGGCATTGCAACTAGGAACTCTGTATTTTTATCTTTGTTAAAAGATGATAAGTTAAAGGACTATATTTCTGATTTAGCAAATAATAGGCAAAAAGGAAATAATATTGATAAGGAAGGATAACTGTTTTGTTGAACAGAAAAACGACAGAGTGGTAAGACGCATTGCCGGCTACTACCGCTTTGAAGGGGAAGATGCTCGTACCGTTATGGCGGAACTGTATGAACACTATAATAAGCTCGTTAACTTCTTTTTTCCTTCGATGAAGATTATTGCAAAGGAACGAATAGACGCAAAGGTTATAAAGAAATATGATGAAGCTAAGACTCCTTACCGCAGACTTATGAAAAGCAAGGATCTGAGCCCTGCTGAAAAAGAGGAACTGAGACGAAGTAAGGACAGTTTGGATTTGCAGCTGCTGCTTGAAAAAACACAACAACTGCAACATAAGCTTATTTCAATGGCGGTACAACCGTCATAGCTACGGTTAGATTTTTACGTGAGTAACGTGAATCGTTTCGGTTAGATTTTTATGTGAGTAAATACGGAAGGCGCGATTGACATATAATTTTCAAAAAAAGTTTTTTACTAGGGCGATTTTCTCGTTCCGCTTTGATTAGAAAAATCGGGATTCATGTTTTCTTTTATTTATACTATGTAAACCTAATTTAAATATTATATTTTTAGGATAGGCTTCTCTTGCCCCCGTCGGGCAGATTTTAACACATGCCATGCACACAATACATTCATTTTTATCGGTTGTCATATCCGTACTTATACAATTCTTGGGGCATACTTTTATACATTTGAAACATCGGATACATTTTTCGTTATCTGTATGCGGAATAGTAAACATCCTTTTCCCCGTATGTACCGGTTTTTTATCTGCGACAAAATTTATAATTTTATCAAATACGCTTACCTTATTATAAAAATGCCAAATTTCCGTATTTAATAATCTATCCCTTACAGACCTTCCAAACTGTATTGCTTTTTGTAAATCATCATTATCGGGTCTGCCTTTCGCAACCGGAATATCTTTTCCGGAATATGAATGCTCCCCGACAAATTCTCCGTACCCGAGCAGTTTTCCGTTACCCTTTTTTATTATAGATATCATTTCTCTGGTAGCAAACACCGGTGATGCATTGCCGTATAGTATGACTGCAATTATACATTTTCCTTGAAAATCCAAGTTTTTTATGTAGTTTCTAAATTCCTTATATAAGAACCCTCCGTATGCCGGAGCTCCTATGATTATCAGAGCCGCATCCGCAAAACTTTCATCAGGTGTTTTTTCTCTATTGTATCGCTTAGTCAAATCCGTAGTACATATTATGTCCCCTTCAATTCCTTTGACAATATAATCAATGACTTTTTTTGTTGTTCCCGTAGGTGAAAAGTAAAAGGTAGCAAGTTTAATTTTATCCGTAGGCATATTCATTATGGGCAATTATAATACATCGGAATAAAACTTTCAGTTATCGCTGATGTATTTTTCCGTTTCTTTTTGTCTTTGATTTTTTTTCTGACCGCACTTTTATGTTAACCGTTCAAAAAAATGATAGAAGAGCTTTTCGTGTTTTGGTAAGCATAATAGATAATTTGATTAATCTGATGAAAAGCGAAAGCAATCTGCCTGTCTATGGGCAGCAGGTAGTCTTTATCTTCGATGAGTGCCATCGCTCGCAATTCGGCGAAGCACAGAAGAACTTACGAAAAAAATTCAAAAAGTACTATCAATTCGGATTTACCGGGACACCTATCTTTAAGGAAAATGCGCTTGGGGCGGAGACTACTGCAAGCGTGTTCGGCTACGAGCTGCATTCGTATGTTATCACCGATGCAATCCGCGATGAAAAGGTTTTGAAGTTCAAAGTTGACTATAACGATGTGCGCCCTGCGTTCAAAGCGTTGGAAACAGAACTGGACGAAGCAAAAATCAGTGCAGCTGAAGAAAAACAACTCCTATTGCATCCCGATCGTATAAAAGCAATCGCTCAATACATCTTACAGAATTTCAGAATAAAAACCCATCGCATGCAAGGAAGCAATAAAGGTTTTAATGCGATGTTTGCCGTCAGCAGCGTTGAATCGGCTAAGCTTTTCTATCAGGAATTGAAAGAGCTTCAAAAGGCGAGTGAAAAACCGCTCAAGATAGCGACGATATTTTCTTTTGCTCCTAATGAGGAACAAAACGCAATCGGTGATATCAGTGAAGAGAATTTTGACCCCTCTGCGATGAATCAGAGCGCCAAAGAGTTTTTAGCAAGGGCTATTGATGATTATAACAAAATGTTTAATACGACGTTCGGGATAGACAGCAAGGAATTTCAAAACTACTACCGCGATTTGGCAAAAAAAGTGAAGAATAAAGAAGTTGACTTGTTGATTGTAGTCGGTATGTTCCTTACCGGTTTTGATGCGCCTACGCTGAACACCCTTTTTGTTGATAAGCGTTTGCGCTATCACGGGCTGATACAGGCGTTTTCACGAACAAACCGCATATATGACTCGACCAAGAAGTTCGGCAACATCGTTACATTCAGAGATTTGGAGCAGGCTGCAATAGATGCCATTACGCTCTTCGGCGATAAAAATACAAAAAACGTAGTGCTCGAAAAAAGCTATAAAGAATATCTACAAGGTTTTACAGACATAATAACCGGCGAAGTTCGCAGGGGATATGTCGAAGTCGTCAAGGAATTGAAAAAACAGTTTCCTCGTCCTGATGAAATAGCAACCGAAGCTGACAAAAAAGCATTTGTACAGCTGTTCGGTGAATATCTGCGTATTGAAAATGTTTTACAAAATTATGACGAATTTGACCGGCTTAAAGCACTTCATGCCCTTGATGCTAAAGACAGTGCTGCAGTCAGCGCATTTAAAGAGCGATACTTTTTAACTGATGAAGCGTTTGATAATGCGCTTGCGCAGATGCAAGACATTGACGTGTTGACCGAACGCGCAGTGCAGGATTATCGTTCAACGTATAACGATATTAGAGATTGGCTTAGACGCGAAAGGGATGGCGATAACTCTGAAAACACAAAAATCGATTGGGACGACGTGGTCTTTGAAGTTGATTTGCTTAAATCGCAAGAGATAGATCTCGACTATATTCTTGAACTTATTTTTGACCGCCATAAGAGAACTAAAGATAAAACAACATTGGTAGATGAAGTGCGCCGCATAATCAGGGCGAGCATTGACAATAGAGCAAAAGAGACTTTGATAGTCGATTTTATCAATGAAACTGATTTTGCTCTGATTGAAGACAGGGCAGGAATCATCGAAGCCTTTTTTGTCTATGCACAGAAAAAGCAAGCGGAAGAAGCTGCCGCCTTGATAGCCGAAGAATCTCTCAATGAAGAAGCTGCAAAACGATATATACAAGCTTCGTTAAAACGAGAGTATGCAAGTGAAAACGGAACAGATTTGAATGCCGTTCTGCCGAAGCTCAGCCCGCTCAACCCACAGTATTTAACAAAAAAGCACAACGTATTCCGAAAACTCTCTGCTTTCGTCGAAAAGTTCAAAGGAATCGGCGGAACTATCTGACAGATGGCGTAGCACTCTGTCAGTGGTTATTTTCTACAACGGTTTAACGCATCTGTTATATTTTCAAAGATGTTTTCTCTGCCGATTTTATCTGCCATGCCTGTCTTTTCAAGGAGCATATACGGCTGAGTTAAAATCCCGGAAATGACGATTGTGATTCCCTTGCGGTCGCATGCGGCTTTTGCCTGTTCAAGTGCCCGAATCCCGCCTGCATCGAGGTAAATTGTGTTTCTCATCCGCAGAACAAGGAATTTGCAGTTTGTTCCGGCGCGCTCTGTAGCTATTTCAAACTTGCGGACTGTACCAAAAAATAAAGGACCTTCAATTTCGTAAACAATCGTGTCGGATGGAATGTCCAGATTTTCAGATGGATGATCTTTTTTTATTCCATCAGTGATTGTTTCGTTGTGATTTTGAATATTCGACAAATCAATCATCTTTTTGATGAAAAAGAATGCGGCAAACCCTAGACCGATTTCAATAGCAACTGTCAGGTCAACAAGCACAGTGATGAGGAATGTCACAGAAAAAACACATATATCTGATTTTTGTCCTTTCAAAAGTGAGCGGATAGATGGGAATCCTGCCATATTCCATGCGACACTGATCAAAACTGCGGCGAGTGCTGACATCGGAATGTATGCCGCATATTTACCTGCGAACAACAAAATCAGCATAAGCGTGATTGCATGAAAGATTCCTGCAATCGGTGTACGCCCTCCGTTTTTGATATTTGTAGCGGTGCGTGCAATTGCTCCTGTTGCCGGAATGCCTCCAAAGATTGGTGAAGCGATATTTGCAATTCCCTGTGCAATCAATTCCGTATCTGAATCGTGTTTATATCCGGTCATGCCATCTGCAACTACGGCAGATAAAAGTGATTCGACTGCGGCAAGAACTGTTATAGAAATTGCCGTCGGAAAAAGCGTCGTGATTGTCTTAGGGCTGAAGTCAGGGAACTTTGGAATTGGGAGCGTGTTCGGGATTATGTAATGAACTGTTCCGTCTGCAAAAGTTCCGATTGTATCTGTCTTAAGTCCACAAGTTTTGTCTAATATTATGCTTACGATTGTTGCGGCGATGATTACGACAAAACTTCCGGGAATATTTTTTATGAATTTTGCCCAGATAAAGATGAATACGAGGCAAACGGCAGACATTGAAAATGAATACAAATTGACAGACGCTGCCGATTTTATGTATACAATCATCTTCGGCAAAACTTCCCCTGGCATTTTTGAATATTCTTCACCGAGAATTGTCATCGGAATAGAAAAATCAGGTTTAAGACCAAAGAAATCTCCAATTTGCCCTGCCGCTATTGTGACAGCTATTCCTGCTGTAAATCCCGTCACGATAGTATATGGAATAAATTTTACAAGACCACCCATCTTAAACGCACCGAGCAAAATCAAAAGAATGCCTGCCATGACTGTTGCCGTCGCAAGCCCGGAAAGCCCGTATTGGTTTACAACTCCGTAGACTATAACCGCAAATGCGCCTGTAGGTCCTCCAATCTGAACGCGGCTTCCACCGAAGGCAGAAATACAAAACCCGGCAACGATAGCAGTGAAAATTCCTGCCGCAGGGTTCACTCCTGACGCAATAGCAAAAGCGATTGCCAACGGTAAGGCAACTATTCCAACGATGACACCGGCAATTAAATCTGAGAAAAATGACTTTGCGCTATAAGCTTTGATTGTGTTTATCAGAACAGGTTTGAACATAATGTAAAATAATGATATTTTTCAGGGATATTTGCAAGTAGGCTTTAGATGACATACAGCCTGTTTTTTATTACATTGTAAATATGAAAAATCGCAAAATCTTTATATCCTTTTTTATCATCATTTTGGTGGGAACTGCCGCATATTTTACATACGATTATATTTTCAATCGCGCAGAAAAAGTTCCTTACAAAGAATTTTATTCCGAAGTCGAATCCGATAATATTAAAACCGCCGTGTTCAAAGAAAACTCGATAATCTTTACAAAACGGAATCAGCCTCTAGATGATTCACTTTTTGGAGGCAGAGCAAAAAAATATCAGACAGAAAATCCGTCATCTCCATCATTGAAAGAAGTGCTCTTAAAACAAAATGTTGAAGTTACAACAGAACAAAATGGAACTCAAATTGTTTCGACAATTTTTGATGCTTTTTTCTATATTTTCTTCTTTTTTCTGATTCTGACTGTGTTTCGGAAATTTATCAGTCCAAACTCTTTTAAGGTGTTGCACAAGACAGGCGTAAAATTTGACGACGTAGTCGGAATGGAAAAACTTAAAAAAGATATGGTTCAAGTGATGGAAATCATGAAAAATCCGGCGGAATATGCAAAAAAAGGAATCAGAATGCCGAAAGGAATTTTACTTGAGGGAGAACCGGGAAACGGAAAAACTCTGTTTGCAAAAGCTCTTGCAGGCGAAGCGAAAGTCAACTTTATTCCGGCAAAAGCGACTGATTTTGAAAGCATGTTCATGGCGATTGGTCCGATGAAAGTAAAGCTTCTTTTTAGAAAAGCTCGGCTCCGTTCTCCGTGCATCGTTTTTATAGATGAATTTGACGGAATCGGAACTGTCAGAAATTATAGTGGGTCTGCTATTGAGACGGAAAATACTCGAATTGTCACGGCGCTTTTAAATGAGCTCGACGGTTTTGAACCGACAAACGGAGTCCTTGTGATTGCTGCGACAAACAGTACAAAAGCATTGGATCCTGCTCTTATCAGACCTGGCCGTTTTGACGCAAAACTCACAGTCCCATATCCTGACTCAAACGCCCGAAAGCAGCTGATAAAAATGTATACGCGAGAAAAAAATCAGTCATCTGAATGTACAACCGAAGTACTCGATAAAATGTTTGAAGGATTTTCTTGTGCGAAAATTGAAAGTGTTTTGAACAGAGCCGCTCTTATCGCAAATCAAAATAGTAAATCAGAATTTGTGCTTGACGACGTGCGGCGTGCAATTTCCGAGCTGTAAATTTGATTCACAGATAAAAAAACGGTTTTGCAAAATCAAGTTTACAAACGGTGGCATTTTACGATATCGCTGTTTTTGCAGTTTTTGAAGTACGTGTCGACAATCTTTTTTCAGTTTTTACAGTGCGTTGATAATGCCCCAAAAATTTATTATAATTTTCAACAATATTTAAAATATACCGCAAGTTTGGGGCGGCAAAAAAGAGGAATAAATGAAAGCGATTGAACTTGAAAAAGCGTACGAGCCTAAGTCTTTTGAGGATCGTATCTACAACGACTGGGAAAGCAAAGGGTATTTTAAACCTGCAAGCGATGAATGTTCACCAATTCACGAACAATTTAAATGTCGATGTGCAGATTGCAACAAAAAGCCTGATACTTATTCGGTCGTTATTCCTCCTCCAAACGTAACGGGCGTCCTCCACATGGGACACGGGTTGAACAACACTCTTCAGGATATCGTAGTGCGTTATCACCGAATGAAAGGAGACAACACTCTTTGGGTTACAGGAACTGACCATGCCGGCATCGCTACGCAAAACGTTGTTGAACGTCAGCTCAAAAAAGAAGGTCTTTCACGAAACGATTTAGGACGCGAAAAATTTCTCGAACGCACGTGGGAAGTTAAAAACAACCATCACAATATAATCGTAAAACAGCAGAAAAAACTTGGAAATTCAACAGATTGGGAACGCGAGCGCTTTACTTATGACGAAGGTTTGAGCAAAGCTGTTCGCGATGTTTTTGTCACGCTGTATGAACGCGGACTTATGTACAAAGGTCAGCGCCTTGTAAACTGGTGTCCGCGCTGTGGAACTGCTCTCGCTGATGATGAAGTTGACCATGAAGATACTCAAGGCGCAATGTATCACATCTATTACGAATATGCAGATGGAAGCGGTAGAATTGAAGTTGCTACAACTCGTCCAGAAACTTTTTTTGGGGACACAGCAGTTGCCGTAAATCCCGGCGATAAACGTTACGCAAATATTGTCGGAAAAATGCTGAAACTCCCTTTGACAGGTAAAGAAATTCCAATCATCGCAGATGAATATGTAGATATGGAATTCGGAACCGGTATGGTAAAAATAACGCCGGCGCATGACCCGAACGACTGGGAAGTTGGAAAACGACACAACCTTGAAGTTGTCAATCTTTTGACTCCTGACGGACGTATGAACGAAAATGTTCCGGAAAAATACCGTGGATTAAAACCCGAAGCTGCTCGAAAACTTGTGATTGAAGATCTTGAGGCGGCTGGACTTTTTAAGGGCGAAGAAAAAATGGTTCACTCGGTTGGTCATTGTTACCGCTGTAAAACTGTTGTAGAGCCGTATCTGTCTGCACAGTGGTTTGTAAAAATGAAACCGATGGCAGAAAAAGCGCTCGCAGCGTGGAAAAACGGAGAGATTAAATTCTTTCCTCAAAAATGGGAAAACACGTATAAAAACTGGCTCGAGAATATCCGCGATTGGTGTGTAAGCCGCCAAATCTGGTGGGGGCATCGCATTCCTGCATGGTATTGTGATTGCGGCGAGACAATCGTCAGCCGAGAAGACCCCACTTGTTGTCCAAAATGTGGTGCAGATTCAAGTCATCTCACTCAAGATCCTGATGTACTTGATACGTGGTTTTCATCATGGCTATGGCCTTTCTCAACGCTCGGTTGGCCTGAAAATACTGAAGATTTGAAAACGTTCTATCCTACAACAGCCCTTGTCACTGCTTACGATATCATCTTTTTTTGGGTCAGCCGTATGATTATGGCAGGTCTCGAATTTACAGGAAAAGTACCGTTCCACGACATTTACATTCACGGACTTGTTCGCGATAAACAGGGACGCAAGATGTCAAAATCTCTTGGAAACGGAATGGATCCGCTCGAAATCATCGACATGTACGGGGCAGATGCTCTCAAGTTCACACTCGGATTTATGTGTGCGCAAGGGCAGGACATTTTAATCGATAAAGATTCGTTTAAACTAGGTTCACGTTTTTGCAACAAAGTTTGGAACGCTTCGCGATATCTTCTTGGCAACCTTGAAGGGCGCGAGCTGATAGTTGTAAATGATTCTGACCTTACAGAGCTCGATAAATGGATTTACAGCCGCTTGAATTATTGTGCAAGAATTGTAAGGGAAGCGCTCGAGTCGTACCGTTATAACGATGCCGCTTCAGCACTGATGGAATATTTCTGGAACGAATTTTGTGATTGGTACGTTGAAGCGACAAAAATCAATTTTAAAAATGGTGATGATAGAGAAAAAAATCGTCAGGCAACTGTTTTGTTGAACATCCTTGAAGAAAATTTAAGACTTCTTCATCCATATCTTCCATTCGTCACAGAAGAAATTTACTCAAAATTGCCGCTCGCAGAAATTGCCGCCAACAGAAAAAAATCAGAAGCGCATAAAATTTTATCTGACAGCGAATATTCTGGAATGCTTATAAACGCTCCTTATCCAAATAATTGCGATGAAAGAGAAAATGCAGAGATAGAAAAGCGGTTTGAAGTTCTCAAAGACCTGATTGGAAAAGTTAGAGCTTTACGCGTTGACTGCGGAATTGACCCTGCTGCAAAAATCAACATCGCAATTAAAATCACAAAAGGAAGTGCGGCAGAAGTTTGCCGTGAAAAGGTAGAGATGATTCAGCTGCTTGCAGGTGTAGCAAAAATCGACTTTGTTGAAATAAAACCGGCATCTTCTATTGGAACTGTGGGGACAGGTTTTGAATCGTT includes:
- a CDS encoding AAA family ATPase, with product MENIKYDENIQIKKENIFCAEYEALIKNNEIEFSNNKIAVIYGPNGAGKTSLSLVLENAENYEFDIEFNNIRYTSKDEPFAHIIHDQNGRNIIQGSTEYFILGDNIKKEYQLKEQLDTGFRNLYASLITVLKAKFGIATRNSVFLSLLKDDKLKDYISDLANNRQKGNNIDKEG
- a CDS encoding EFR1 family ferrodoxin (N-terminal region resembles flavodoxins. C-terminal ferrodoxin region binds two 4Fe-4S clusters.), with the protein product MPTDKIKLATFYFSPTGTTKKVIDYIVKGIEGDIICTTDLTKRYNREKTPDESFADAALIIIGAPAYGGFLYKEFRNYIKNLDFQGKCIIAVILYGNASPVFATREMISIIKKGNGKLLGYGEFVGEHSYSGKDIPVAKGRPDNDDLQKAIQFGRSVRDRLLNTEIWHFYNKVSVFDKIINFVADKKPVHTGKRMFTIPHTDNEKCIRCFKCIKVCPKNCISTDMTTDKNECIVCMACVKICPTGAREAYPKNIIFKLGLHSINKRKHESRFF
- a CDS encoding HsdR family type I site-specific deoxyribonuclease — protein: MLTVQKNDRRAFRVLVSIIDNLINLMKSESNLPVYGQQVVFIFDECHRSQFGEAQKNLRKKFKKYYQFGFTGTPIFKENALGAETTASVFGYELHSYVITDAIRDEKVLKFKVDYNDVRPAFKALETELDEAKISAAEEKQLLLHPDRIKAIAQYILQNFRIKTHRMQGSNKGFNAMFAVSSVESAKLFYQELKELQKASEKPLKIATIFSFAPNEEQNAIGDISEENFDPSAMNQSAKEFLARAIDDYNKMFNTTFGIDSKEFQNYYRDLAKKVKNKEVDLLIVVGMFLTGFDAPTLNTLFVDKRLRYHGLIQAFSRTNRIYDSTKKFGNIVTFRDLEQAAIDAITLFGDKNTKNVVLEKSYKEYLQGFTDIITGEVRRGYVEVVKELKKQFPRPDEIATEADKKAFVQLFGEYLRIENVLQNYDEFDRLKALHALDAKDSAAVSAFKERYFLTDEAFDNALAQMQDIDVLTERAVQDYRSTYNDIRDWLRRERDGDNSENTKIDWDDVVFEVDLLKSQEIDLDYILELIFDRHKRTKDKTTLVDEVRRIIRASIDNRAKETLIVDFINETDFALIEDRAGIIEAFFVYAQKKQAEEAAALIAEESLNEEAAKRYIQASLKREYASENGTDLNAVLPKLSPLNPQYLTKKHNVFRKLSAFVEKFKGIGGTI
- a CDS encoding SulP family inorganic anion transporter translates to MFKPVLINTIKAYSAKSFFSDLIAGVIVGIVALPLAIAFAIASGVNPAAGIFTAIVAGFCISAFGGSRVQIGGPTGAFAVIVYGVVNQYGLSGLATATVMAGILLILLGAFKMGGLVKFIPYTIVTGFTAGIAVTIAAGQIGDFFGLKPDFSIPMTILGEEYSKMPGEVLPKMIVYIKSAASVNLYSFSMSAVCLVFIFIWAKFIKNIPGSFVVIIAATIVSIILDKTCGLKTDTIGTFADGTVHYIIPNTLPIPKFPDFSPKTITTLFPTAISITVLAAVESLLSAVVADGMTGYKHDSDTELIAQGIANIASPIFGGIPATGAIARTATNIKNGGRTPIAGIFHAITLMLILLFAGKYAAYIPMSALAAVLISVAWNMAGFPSIRSLLKGQKSDICVFSVTFLITVLVDLTVAIEIGLGFAAFFFIKKMIDLSNIQNHNETITDGIKKDHPSENLDIPSDTIVYEIEGPLFFGTVRKFEIATERAGTNCKFLVLRMRNTIYLDAGGIRALEQAKAACDRKGITIVISGILTQPYMLLEKTGMADKIGRENIFENITDALNRCRK
- a CDS encoding FtsH/Yme1/Tma family ATP-dependent metallopeptidase, which produces MKNRKIFISFFIIILVGTAAYFTYDYIFNRAEKVPYKEFYSEVESDNIKTAVFKENSIIFTKRNQPLDDSLFGGRAKKYQTENPSSPSLKEVLLKQNVEVTTEQNGTQIVSTIFDAFFYIFFFFLILTVFRKFISPNSFKVLHKTGVKFDDVVGMEKLKKDMVQVMEIMKNPAEYAKKGIRMPKGILLEGEPGNGKTLFAKALAGEAKVNFIPAKATDFESMFMAIGPMKVKLLFRKARLRSPCIVFIDEFDGIGTVRNYSGSAIETENTRIVTALLNELDGFEPTNGVLVIAATNSTKALDPALIRPGRFDAKLTVPYPDSNARKQLIKMYTREKNQSSECTTEVLDKMFEGFSCAKIESVLNRAALIANQNSKSEFVLDDVRRAISEL
- a CDS encoding valine--tRNA ligase — its product is MKAIELEKAYEPKSFEDRIYNDWESKGYFKPASDECSPIHEQFKCRCADCNKKPDTYSVVIPPPNVTGVLHMGHGLNNTLQDIVVRYHRMKGDNTLWVTGTDHAGIATQNVVERQLKKEGLSRNDLGREKFLERTWEVKNNHHNIIVKQQKKLGNSTDWERERFTYDEGLSKAVRDVFVTLYERGLMYKGQRLVNWCPRCGTALADDEVDHEDTQGAMYHIYYEYADGSGRIEVATTRPETFFGDTAVAVNPGDKRYANIVGKMLKLPLTGKEIPIIADEYVDMEFGTGMVKITPAHDPNDWEVGKRHNLEVVNLLTPDGRMNENVPEKYRGLKPEAARKLVIEDLEAAGLFKGEEKMVHSVGHCYRCKTVVEPYLSAQWFVKMKPMAEKALAAWKNGEIKFFPQKWENTYKNWLENIRDWCVSRQIWWGHRIPAWYCDCGETIVSREDPTCCPKCGADSSHLTQDPDVLDTWFSSWLWPFSTLGWPENTEDLKTFYPTTALVTAYDIIFFWVSRMIMAGLEFTGKVPFHDIYIHGLVRDKQGRKMSKSLGNGMDPLEIIDMYGADALKFTLGFMCAQGQDILIDKDSFKLGSRFCNKVWNASRYLLGNLEGRELIVVNDSDLTELDKWIYSRLNYCARIVREALESYRYNDAASALMEYFWNEFCDWYVEATKINFKNGDDREKNRQATVLLNILEENLRLLHPYLPFVTEEIYSKLPLAEIAANRKKSEAHKILSDSEYSGMLINAPYPNNCDERENAEIEKRFEVLKDLIGKVRALRVDCGIDPAAKINIAIKITKGSAAEVCREKVEMIQLLAGVAKIDFVEIKPASSIGTVGTGFESFILVDESIDKEQLLARFQKTMEKEQGYAKMSENKLSGNFAKHAPAELVEEEKQRLSESLRRISTLQGYISELK